The following coding sequences are from one Streptomyces venezuelae window:
- a CDS encoding IclR family transcriptional regulator produces the protein MARNIQSLERAAAMLRLLAGGERRLGLSEIASALDLAKGTAHGILRTLQAEGFVEQDSASGRYQLGAELLRLGNSYLDVHELRARALVWTDDLARSSGESVHLGVLHQQGVLIVHHVFRPDDSRQVLEVGAMQPLHSTALGKVLSAYDPVAHNEAVEVERQTFTVHTVTDPEGFEGVLDLTRARGYASDVEETWEGIASVAAPIHDRRRMPVGAVGVTGAVERVCKDGELRPELIAAVRDCARAVSRDLGAGRF, from the coding sequence ATGGCACGCAACATCCAGTCGCTCGAAAGGGCCGCGGCGATGCTGCGGCTGCTCGCGGGCGGCGAGCGACGGCTCGGCCTCTCCGAGATCGCTTCCGCCCTCGACCTCGCCAAGGGTACGGCGCACGGCATTCTGCGCACCCTTCAGGCGGAGGGTTTCGTGGAGCAGGACTCCGCGTCGGGCCGCTATCAGCTGGGCGCGGAGCTGCTGCGTCTGGGCAACAGCTATCTGGACGTGCATGAGCTGCGGGCGCGTGCCCTGGTGTGGACGGACGATCTGGCGCGTTCCAGCGGCGAGAGCGTGCACCTGGGGGTCCTGCACCAGCAGGGTGTGCTGATCGTCCACCACGTGTTCCGGCCCGACGACAGCCGGCAGGTCCTGGAGGTGGGGGCCATGCAGCCACTGCATTCCACGGCGCTGGGGAAGGTCCTGTCGGCGTACGACCCGGTGGCGCACAACGAGGCCGTCGAGGTCGAGCGGCAGACGTTCACCGTGCACACGGTGACCGACCCCGAGGGTTTCGAGGGCGTCCTCGATCTGACTCGCGCGCGCGGGTACGCGTCCGACGTCGAGGAGACCTGGGAGGGCATCGCCTCCGTAGCCGCGCCCATTCACGACCGGCGGCGGATGCCGGTCGGCGCGGTCGGTGTCACGGGCGCCGTGGAGCGCGTGTGCAAGGACGGGGAGCTGCGGCCCGAGCTGATCGCCGCGGTGCGGGACTGCGCGCGTGCGGTGTCCCGGGATCTGGGCGCCGGGCGCTTCTGA
- the glpK gene encoding glycerol kinase GlpK — protein sequence MTDAHTAGPFIAAIDQGTTSSRCIVFDKDGRIVSVDQKEHEQIFPKPGWVEHDAAEIWTNVQEVVAGAVSKAGITRDDIKAIGITNQRETTLLWDKNTGEPVHNAIVWQDTRTDALCKELGRNVGQDRFRRETGLPLASYFAGPKARWLLDNVEGLRERAEAGDILFGTMDSWVIWNLTGGVDGGKHVTDVTNASRTMLMNLHKMEWDARICESIGVPMAMLPEIRSSAEVYGEVTGGQLGDLLGGIPVASALGDQQAALFGQTCFDEGEAKSTYGTGTFMLLNTGDKAINSYSGLLTTVGYQIGDQKPVYALEGSIAVTGSLVQWMRDQMGLINSAAEIETLASSVEDNGGAYFVPAFSGLFAPYWRSDARGVIAGLTRYVTKAHIARAVLEATAWQTREITDAMTKDSGVELAALKVDGGMTSNNLLMQTISDFLDAPVVRPMVAETTCLGAAYAAGLAVGFWSSTDELRANWRRAAEWTPHMDAGTRDREYKSWLKAVERSMGWLDESGEE from the coding sequence GTGACCGACGCACACACCGCAGGCCCCTTCATCGCGGCCATCGACCAGGGCACAACCTCGAGCCGCTGCATCGTCTTCGACAAGGACGGACGGATCGTCTCCGTCGACCAGAAGGAGCACGAGCAGATCTTCCCGAAGCCGGGATGGGTCGAGCACGACGCCGCCGAGATCTGGACCAACGTCCAGGAGGTGGTCGCCGGAGCCGTCTCCAAGGCCGGCATCACCCGCGACGACATCAAGGCGATCGGCATCACCAACCAGCGTGAGACCACGCTGCTGTGGGACAAGAACACCGGCGAGCCGGTGCACAACGCCATCGTCTGGCAGGACACCCGCACCGACGCGCTCTGCAAGGAGCTCGGGCGCAACGTCGGCCAGGACCGCTTCCGCCGCGAGACCGGCCTGCCGCTGGCCTCCTACTTCGCGGGCCCCAAGGCACGCTGGCTGCTCGACAACGTCGAGGGCCTGCGTGAGCGCGCCGAGGCCGGCGACATCCTCTTCGGCACCATGGACTCCTGGGTCATCTGGAACCTGACCGGCGGAGTCGACGGCGGCAAGCACGTCACCGACGTCACCAACGCCTCCCGCACCATGCTGATGAACCTCCACAAGATGGAGTGGGACGCCAGAATCTGCGAGTCCATCGGCGTGCCGATGGCGATGCTCCCCGAGATCCGCTCCTCCGCCGAGGTCTACGGCGAGGTCACCGGCGGACAGCTCGGCGACCTGCTCGGCGGCATCCCCGTCGCCTCCGCGCTCGGCGACCAGCAGGCGGCCCTCTTCGGCCAGACCTGCTTCGACGAGGGCGAGGCCAAGTCCACGTACGGCACCGGCACGTTCATGCTCCTGAACACCGGTGACAAGGCCATCAACTCCTACTCGGGCCTGCTGACCACGGTCGGCTACCAGATCGGCGACCAGAAGCCGGTCTACGCCCTGGAGGGCTCCATCGCCGTCACCGGTTCGCTGGTGCAGTGGATGCGCGACCAGATGGGCCTGATCAACTCCGCCGCCGAGATCGAGACGCTCGCGTCGTCGGTCGAGGACAACGGCGGCGCCTACTTCGTACCGGCCTTCTCCGGCCTGTTCGCCCCGTACTGGCGCTCCGACGCCCGCGGTGTGATCGCCGGTCTGACCCGGTACGTCACCAAGGCGCACATCGCGCGCGCCGTCCTGGAGGCCACGGCCTGGCAGACCCGTGAGATCACCGACGCCATGACGAAGGACTCCGGCGTCGAGCTCGCGGCCCTCAAGGTCGACGGCGGCATGACCTCCAACAACCTGCTGATGCAGACCATCTCGGACTTCCTCGACGCACCCGTGGTGCGCCCGATGGTGGCCGAGACGACCTGCCTCGGTGCCGCCTACGCCGCCGGTCTCGCCGTCGGCTTCTGGTCCTCGACCGACGAGCTGCGCGCCAACTGGCGGCGGGCCGCGGAGTGGACCCCCCACATGGACGCGGGCACCCGCGACCGTGAGTACAAGAGCTGGCTCAAGGCCGTCGAGCGGTCCATGGGTTGGCTCGACGAGAGTGGCGAGGAGTAA
- a CDS encoding MIP/aquaporin family protein translates to MSSSDIFIGETIGTAVLILLGGGVCAAVTLKRSKAKDAGWLAITFGWGFAVLTGAYLAGGVSGAHLNPAVTLGLAVEGGTKWSDVPLYLGSQLLGAMIGAVLVWVTYMGQFKAHLTDPEILAAQPVEDGMVDQKAAPAAGPVLGIFSTGPEIRNYVQNVLTEIIATVVLVLAILTQGLNDGGNGLGVLGALITALVVVGIGLSLGGPTGYAINPVRDLGPRIVHSVLPLPNKGSSDWSYAWVPIVGPLIGGAIAGGLYNVAFK, encoded by the coding sequence GTGTCCAGCTCCGACATCTTCATCGGCGAGACCATCGGTACCGCCGTGCTCATCCTGCTCGGCGGTGGCGTGTGCGCCGCCGTCACGCTCAAGCGCTCAAAGGCCAAGGACGCCGGCTGGCTCGCCATCACCTTCGGGTGGGGCTTCGCCGTACTGACCGGTGCCTACCTCGCGGGCGGCGTCTCCGGCGCCCACCTGAACCCGGCGGTCACGCTCGGGCTCGCCGTCGAGGGCGGCACCAAGTGGAGCGACGTTCCGCTCTACCTGGGCTCGCAGCTGCTGGGCGCGATGATCGGCGCCGTTCTGGTGTGGGTCACGTACATGGGCCAGTTCAAGGCCCACCTGACCGACCCCGAGATCCTCGCGGCGCAGCCCGTCGAGGACGGCATGGTCGACCAGAAGGCCGCCCCCGCGGCGGGACCGGTGCTCGGGATCTTCTCGACGGGCCCCGAGATCCGCAACTACGTCCAGAACGTGCTCACGGAGATCATCGCCACGGTCGTCCTGGTCCTCGCCATCCTCACGCAGGGCCTCAACGACGGCGGCAACGGCCTCGGTGTCCTCGGCGCGCTCATCACCGCGCTCGTCGTGGTCGGCATCGGCCTCTCACTCGGTGGCCCCACGGGCTACGCGATCAACCCCGTCCGTGACCTCGGTCCGCGCATCGTCCACTCCGTGCTCCCGCTGCCGAACAAGGGCAGCTCGGACTGGTCGTACGCCTGGGTTCCGATCGTCGGCCCGCTGATCGGCGGCGCCATCGCCGGCGGTCTCTACAACGTCGCATTCAAGTAG
- the metH gene encoding methionine synthase, with product MASSPTPSSQPTPVSSDSRTRADALREALATRVVVADGAMGTMLQAQDPTLDDFQQLEGCNEILNVTRPDIVRSVHEEYFAVGVDCVETNTFGANFAALSEYDIADRNFELSEAGVRIAREVADEFTASTGQQRWVLGSMGPGTKLPTLGHAPYTVLRDAYQTNAEGMIAGGADALLVETTQDLLQTKAAILGARRALDATGANLPLICSVTVETTGTMLLGSEIGAALTALEPLGIDMIGLNCATGPAEMSEHLRYLARHSRIPLSCMPNAGLPVLGKDGAHYPLSASELADAQESFVRDYGLSLVGGCCGTTPEHLRQVVERVRGVETAPRDPRPEPGAASLYQTVPFRQDTSYLAIGERTNANGSKKFREAMLEGRWDDCVEMARDQIREGAHMLDLCVDYVGRDGVADMEELAGRFATASTLPIVLDSTEVPVIQAGLEKLGGRAVINSVNYEDGDGPESRFAKVTALAKEHGAALIALTIDEEGQARTPEHKVAIAERLIADLTGNWGIQESDLLIDTLTFTICTGQEESRGDGIATIEAIRELKKRHPDVQTTLGLSNISFGLNPAARVVLNSVFLDECVKAGLDSAIVHASKILPIARLEEEQVKVALDLIYDRRAEGYDPLQKLMELFEGVSTKSMKAGKAEELLALPLEERLQRRIIDGEKNGLEADLDEALRDTPALDIVNNTLLEGMKVVGELFGSGQMQLPFVLQSAEVMKTAVAHLEPHMEKVEGAEGKGTIVLATVRGDVHDIGKNLVDIILSNNGYNVVNLGIKQPVAAILDAAAEHKADVIGMSGLLVKSTVIMKENLQELNQRQMAADYPVILGGAALTRAYVEQDLHEIYEGEVRYARDAFEGLRLMDALIAVKRGVPGARLPELKQRRVPKRDTPVAVEEPEGPSRSDVAVDNPLPTPPFWGTRVIKGIQLKEYASWLDEGALFKGQWGLKQARTGHGPTYEELVESEGRPRLRGLLDELQTKNLLEAAVVYGYFPCVSKGDDLIILNDDGSERTRFTFPRQRRGRRLCLADFFRPEESGETDVVGLQVVTVGSKIGEATAELFAADSYRDYLELHGLSVQLAEALAEYWHARVRAELGFGGEDPADVEDMFALKYRGARFSLGYGACPDLEDRAKIAELLQPERIGVQLSEEFQLHPEQSTDAIVIHHPEAKYFNAR from the coding sequence ATGGCCTCGTCGCCGACCCCGTCGTCGCAGCCCACGCCTGTCTCGTCCGACAGCAGGACCCGAGCCGACGCCCTCCGCGAGGCCCTCGCCACCCGCGTGGTGGTGGCCGACGGCGCGATGGGCACCATGCTCCAGGCGCAGGACCCCACGCTCGACGACTTCCAGCAGCTCGAGGGCTGCAACGAGATCCTCAACGTCACCCGCCCCGACATCGTGCGCTCCGTGCACGAGGAGTACTTCGCCGTCGGCGTGGACTGCGTGGAGACCAACACCTTCGGCGCGAACTTCGCGGCACTCAGCGAGTACGACATCGCCGACCGCAACTTCGAACTCTCCGAGGCCGGCGTCCGCATCGCCCGCGAGGTCGCCGACGAGTTCACCGCTTCCACCGGACAGCAGCGCTGGGTCCTCGGCTCGATGGGCCCCGGCACCAAGCTGCCGACCCTCGGCCACGCCCCGTACACCGTCCTGCGCGACGCCTACCAGACCAACGCCGAAGGCATGATCGCCGGCGGCGCCGACGCACTCCTGGTGGAGACCACCCAGGATCTCCTGCAGACCAAGGCCGCCATCCTCGGCGCCCGCCGCGCCCTGGACGCCACCGGCGCGAACCTCCCGCTGATCTGCTCGGTCACCGTCGAGACGACCGGCACCATGCTCCTGGGCTCCGAGATCGGCGCCGCGCTCACCGCCCTTGAGCCGCTGGGCATCGACATGATCGGCCTGAACTGCGCCACGGGCCCGGCCGAGATGAGCGAGCACCTGCGCTACCTCGCCCGCCACTCCCGCATCCCGCTCTCCTGCATGCCGAACGCGGGCCTCCCCGTCCTCGGCAAGGACGGCGCCCACTACCCCCTGTCGGCCTCCGAGCTGGCGGACGCGCAGGAGAGCTTCGTGCGCGACTACGGGCTCTCCCTGGTCGGCGGCTGCTGTGGCACGACGCCGGAGCACCTGCGCCAGGTCGTGGAGCGCGTCCGGGGTGTCGAGACGGCCCCGCGCGACCCGCGCCCCGAGCCGGGCGCCGCGTCGCTGTACCAGACTGTCCCGTTCCGGCAGGACACCTCGTACCTGGCGATCGGGGAGCGGACCAACGCCAATGGGTCGAAGAAGTTCCGTGAGGCGATGCTGGAGGGGCGCTGGGACGACTGTGTGGAGATGGCGCGCGATCAGATCCGTGAGGGCGCGCACATGCTCGACTTGTGTGTGGATTATGTGGGCCGCGACGGGGTGGCGGACATGGAAGAACTTGCCGGGCGGTTCGCCACTGCCTCCACGCTGCCCATCGTGCTGGACTCCACCGAGGTGCCGGTCATCCAGGCGGGTCTGGAGAAGCTGGGCGGGCGTGCGGTGATCAACTCCGTCAACTATGAGGACGGGGACGGTCCGGAGTCCCGCTTCGCGAAGGTGACCGCGCTGGCCAAGGAGCACGGGGCGGCGCTGATCGCGCTGACCATCGACGAGGAGGGCCAGGCCCGCACGCCCGAGCACAAGGTCGCCATCGCCGAGCGCCTGATCGCCGATCTGACCGGTAACTGGGGCATCCAGGAGTCGGACCTTCTCATCGATACGCTGACCTTCACCATCTGCACCGGTCAGGAAGAGTCCCGGGGTGACGGGATCGCCACCATCGAGGCGATCCGTGAGCTGAAGAAGCGCCACCCCGACGTGCAGACCACGCTGGGTCTGTCCAACATCTCCTTCGGCCTCAACCCGGCCGCCCGTGTCGTCTTGAACTCCGTGTTCCTGGACGAGTGCGTCAAGGCGGGGCTGGACTCCGCGATCGTGCACGCCTCGAAGATCCTGCCGATCGCGCGTCTGGAGGAGGAGCAGGTCAAGGTCGCCCTCGACCTGATCTACGACCGGCGCGCCGAGGGCTATGACCCGCTGCAAAAGCTGATGGAGCTGTTCGAGGGGGTCTCGACGAAGTCGATGAAGGCGGGCAAGGCCGAGGAGCTGCTGGCGCTGCCGCTGGAGGAGCGGTTGCAGCGGCGCATCATCGACGGTGAGAAGAACGGCCTGGAGGCCGATCTCGACGAAGCCCTGCGGGACACCCCCGCGCTGGACATCGTCAACAACACTTTGCTTGAGGGCATGAAGGTGGTCGGGGAGCTGTTCGGCTCCGGGCAGATGCAGCTGCCGTTCGTGCTGCAGTCCGCCGAGGTCATGAAGACGGCCGTGGCGCACCTGGAGCCGCACATGGAGAAGGTGGAGGGTGCGGAGGGCAAGGGCACCATCGTGCTGGCCACCGTGCGCGGCGACGTGCATGACATCGGCAAGAACCTCGTCGACATCATCTTGTCCAACAACGGCTACAACGTCGTCAACCTCGGCATCAAGCAGCCGGTCGCGGCGATTTTGGATGCCGCCGCCGAACACAAGGCGGATGTCATCGGCATGTCGGGGCTGCTGGTGAAGTCCACGGTGATCATGAAGGAGAACCTTCAGGAGCTCAACCAGCGCCAGATGGCCGCCGACTATCCCGTCATCCTCGGCGGCGCCGCCCTGACCCGCGCCTATGTCGAGCAGGACCTGCACGAGATCTACGAAGGCGAAGTCCGCTACGCCCGCGACGCGTTCGAGGGCCTGCGGCTGATGGACGCCCTCATCGCCGTCAAACGCGGCGTGCCCGGCGCGCGCCTGCCCGAACTCAAGCAGCGCCGCGTGCCCAAGCGCGACACTCCGGTCGCCGTCGAGGAGCCCGAGGGCCCGTCCCGCTCCGACGTGGCCGTCGACAATCCGCTGCCCACGCCCCCGTTCTGGGGCACCCGCGTCATCAAGGGCATTCAGCTCAAGGAGTACGCCTCCTGGCTCGACGAGGGCGCCCTGTTCAAGGGGCAGTGGGGCCTCAAGCAGGCCCGCACCGGCCACGGACCCACGTACGAGGAGCTCGTCGAGAGCGAGGGCCGCCCGCGCCTGCGCGGTCTTCTGGACGAGCTGCAGACCAAGAACCTCCTGGAAGCCGCCGTCGTCTACGGCTACTTCCCGTGCGTGTCCAAGGGCGACGACCTGATCATCCTCAACGACGACGGTTCGGAGCGCACCCGCTTCACCTTCCCGCGTCAGCGCCGCGGGCGCCGGCTGTGCCTGGCCGACTTCTTCCGCCCCGAGGAATCCGGCGAGACCGACGTGGTGGGCCTGCAGGTCGTCACCGTCGGCTCGAAGATCGGCGAGGCGACCGCGGAGCTGTTCGCCGCCGACTCCTACCGCGACTACCTCGAACTGCACGGCCTGTCCGTCCAGCTCGCCGAAGCCCTCGCCGAGTACTGGCACGCCCGAGTGCGCGCCGAACTCGGATTCGGGGGAGAGGACCCCGCCGACGTGGAGGACATGTTCGCCCTGAAGTACCGCGGCGCACGCTTCTCGCTCGGCTACGGCGCCTGCCCCGACCTGGAGGACCGCGCCAAGATCGCCGAGCTCCTGCAGCCCGAGCGGATCGGCGTACAGCTCTCCGAGGAGTTCCAGCTCCACCCCGAGCAGTCCACCGACGCGATCGTCATCCACCATCCCGAGGCGAAATATTTCAACGCGCGCTGA
- a CDS encoding glycerol-3-phosphate dehydrogenase/oxidase → MTTLQSVPALGTRPAAGSQQSRAETREQLSKATYDLLVIGGGILGISTAWHAAQSGLRVALVDAGDFAGATSSASSKLLHGGLRYLQTGAVKLVAENHFERRAVSRQVAPHLANPLTFYLPVYKGGPHGAAKLGAGVFAYSALSAFGDGVGHLLSPSKAAQDVPELRTDNLKAVAVYGDDQMNDARMALMTVRAAVEAGAAVLNHAEVTGLRFTQGRVTGAELKDRTTGDEFGVNARLVLNATGPWVDHLRKMENPAAAPSIRLSKGAHLVLKRTAPWKAALATPIDKYRITFALPWEDMLLLGTTDEEFEGDPADVRVTEADTAQILDEAAFSIRDQQLSRDLITYSFAGLRVLPGGPGDTSKAKRETVVTEGAGGMLSVAGGKWTTFRHIGRTIMKKLESLPGHPLGDDYEPVSSLPKKLPLPGIANPRAVAHRLLVDGPAPGPRMAADTAKHLATHYGSLSFDIARLANENPELAERVHPDAPEIWAQVVYARDNEWAETADDVLRRRTTLTIRGLATDEVRGKVEDLLGKKS, encoded by the coding sequence ATGACCACCCTGCAGAGCGTCCCTGCCCTCGGGACGCGTCCGGCCGCCGGTTCCCAGCAGAGCCGCGCCGAGACCCGGGAGCAGCTTTCCAAGGCGACGTACGACCTCCTGGTGATCGGCGGCGGAATCCTGGGCATCTCCACCGCCTGGCATGCCGCGCAGTCGGGACTGCGGGTGGCCCTGGTGGACGCCGGTGACTTCGCCGGCGCCACCTCCTCCGCCTCCTCCAAGCTGCTCCACGGCGGTCTGCGCTACCTGCAGACCGGCGCGGTGAAGCTGGTCGCGGAGAACCACTTCGAGCGTCGTGCGGTGTCCCGCCAGGTCGCCCCCCACCTGGCGAACCCGCTCACGTTCTACCTGCCGGTCTACAAGGGCGGCCCGCACGGGGCCGCCAAGCTCGGCGCGGGCGTGTTCGCCTACAGCGCGCTCTCCGCGTTCGGCGACGGCGTCGGTCACCTCCTGTCGCCGTCGAAGGCCGCGCAGGACGTGCCGGAGCTGCGCACGGACAACCTGAAGGCCGTCGCGGTCTACGGCGACGACCAGATGAACGACGCCCGCATGGCGCTGATGACGGTCCGCGCGGCCGTCGAGGCCGGCGCCGCCGTCCTCAACCACGCCGAGGTCACCGGCCTGCGCTTCACCCAGGGCCGGGTCACGGGCGCGGAGCTCAAGGACCGCACGACCGGCGACGAGTTCGGCGTCAACGCCCGGCTGGTCCTGAACGCGACCGGCCCGTGGGTCGACCACCTGCGCAAGATGGAGAACCCGGCCGCCGCGCCCTCCATCCGCCTGTCCAAGGGCGCGCACCTGGTCCTCAAGCGCACCGCCCCCTGGAAGGCCGCGCTGGCGACCCCGATCGACAAGTACCGCATCACGTTCGCCCTGCCCTGGGAGGACATGCTGCTGCTCGGCACCACGGACGAGGAGTTCGAGGGCGACCCGGCGGACGTGCGCGTCACCGAGGCCGACACCGCGCAGATCCTGGACGAGGCCGCGTTCTCCATCCGCGACCAGCAGCTGTCGCGGGACCTGATCACGTACTCCTTCGCGGGTCTGCGGGTGCTGCCCGGCGGCCCCGGCGACACGTCGAAGGCCAAGCGCGAGACGGTCGTCACCGAGGGCGCGGGCGGCATGCTGTCGGTCGCGGGCGGCAAGTGGACGACGTTCCGCCACATCGGCCGGACCATCATGAAGAAGCTGGAGTCGCTGCCGGGCCACCCGCTGGGCGACGACTACGAGCCGGTCTCCTCGCTGCCGAAGAAGCTGCCGCTGCCCGGCATCGCCAACCCGCGCGCCGTCGCCCACCGCCTCCTCGTGGACGGCCCGGCGCCCGGCCCGCGCATGGCCGCCGACACCGCCAAGCACCTGGCGACGCACTACGGCTCGCTCTCCTTCGACATCGCCCGCCTGGCGAACGAGAACCCCGAGCTCGCCGAGCGCGTCCACCCGGACGCCCCGGAGATCTGGGCACAGGTCGTCTACGCCCGCGACAACGAGTGGGCCGAGACCGCGGACGACGTGCTGCGCCGCCGTACGACGCTGACGATCCGCGGCCTGGCCACGGACGAGGTGCGCGGCAAGGTCGAGGACCTGCTCGGCAAGAAGAGCTGA
- a CDS encoding nucleoside phosphorylase — protein MASPSDAQPITRVPRTGLPAQAVVVGDPGRAETVAALLADAKEVSYHREYRTFTGDWHGTPVVVSSHGVGAPGALLLFQELAAAGVRTFLRLGTAGAIRPGVRDGDLVIADAAVRDDGVSQQLIPAEYPAFAAPEAVLALQRAARAMDAPHHRGVVWTRAAFQPGFLPLPAAAYERAGVAAIEMELSALYVFASTHGLTAGGALVVDGANADELVDEEALLSTGGYDPHREVVAAGVDRGARIALDALRLLVARPT, from the coding sequence ATGGCGTCGCCCTCCGACGCGCAGCCCATCACCCGCGTCCCTCGCACCGGACTGCCCGCCCAGGCGGTCGTCGTCGGCGACCCGGGCCGCGCGGAGACCGTCGCCGCGCTCCTGGCCGACGCCAAGGAGGTGTCGTACCACCGCGAGTACCGCACCTTCACCGGTGACTGGCACGGCACCCCGGTCGTCGTCTCCTCGCACGGCGTCGGCGCGCCCGGCGCCCTGCTGCTCTTCCAGGAGCTGGCCGCGGCCGGCGTCAGGACCTTCCTGCGGCTCGGCACGGCGGGCGCGATCCGGCCCGGAGTCCGCGACGGCGACCTGGTCATCGCGGACGCGGCGGTACGCGACGACGGGGTCAGCCAGCAGCTCATCCCCGCGGAGTACCCGGCGTTCGCCGCACCGGAGGCCGTTCTGGCGCTCCAGCGGGCGGCACGGGCCATGGACGCGCCCCACCACCGGGGCGTGGTGTGGACGCGGGCCGCGTTCCAGCCGGGCTTCCTGCCGTTGCCCGCCGCCGCGTACGAGCGGGCGGGCGTCGCGGCCATCGAGATGGAGCTCTCCGCGCTGTACGTCTTCGCCTCCACCCACGGTCTGACCGCGGGCGGCGCCCTGGTGGTGGACGGCGCGAACGCGGACGAGCTGGTCGACGAGGAGGCGCTCCTGTCGACCGGCGGCTACGACCCGCACCGCGAGGTGGTCGCCGCCGGGGTCGACCGGGGCGCCCGGATAGCCTTGGACGCGCTGCGCCTGCTCGTCGCGCGGCCGACATGA
- a CDS encoding amidohydrolase, which yields MPHTDLPAQGRGGPDDLDLLVHGGDVLTVDAAGTVVRDGAVAVRAGRVVEVGPAARLRAAHRATQEIDARGCLVLPGLINTHTHLAMNLMRGIADDVTLQGFLSRVIPREAAILSPDTVATAMRAAVAESVRGGVTTALDMYWFQEAAEEAARGAGWRLLTGPTFMDVPGPPDGRPYEERLGWATAHLKAYVPAPGTRPVVCAHSAYTLNPAQLTEITALAREHGALLHIHASENAAEVANVVDLHGMRPVELLDSLGVLGPDTLLAHAVDLTDAEIATLARTGTAVAHCPVSNLKLGCGIARVPELLDAGVTVGLGTDGAVSSNTLDLLGAVRIAALVHKAGGDPTAVGAEQAVRMATIESARALGLGDRLGSLEPGKQADLIVLDLDRPHLAPRHDPWSTLAYAASAADVRDTVVDGRVLMRDRALLTLDEQAVLRALHDAATASDAAPVS from the coding sequence ATGCCTCACACCGATCTGCCGGCCCAGGGCCGCGGCGGCCCTGACGACCTGGACCTGCTGGTGCACGGCGGCGACGTGCTGACCGTCGACGCCGCGGGCACCGTCGTCAGGGACGGCGCGGTCGCCGTGCGCGCCGGGCGCGTCGTGGAGGTCGGTCCCGCCGCCCGCCTGCGCGCCGCCCACCGCGCCACCCAGGAGATCGACGCGCGGGGCTGCCTGGTGCTGCCCGGCCTCATCAACACGCACACGCACCTCGCGATGAACCTGATGCGCGGCATCGCCGACGACGTCACGCTCCAGGGCTTCCTCTCCCGGGTCATTCCGCGCGAGGCCGCGATCCTCTCGCCGGACACGGTGGCGACCGCGATGCGCGCCGCCGTCGCGGAGTCCGTGCGGGGCGGGGTCACGACCGCGCTCGACATGTACTGGTTCCAGGAGGCGGCCGAGGAAGCCGCCCGTGGCGCCGGGTGGCGGCTGCTGACCGGTCCGACGTTCATGGACGTCCCGGGACCGCCGGACGGCAGGCCCTACGAGGAGCGGCTCGGGTGGGCGACCGCGCACCTGAAGGCGTACGTCCCCGCGCCGGGCACCCGTCCCGTCGTCTGCGCGCACTCCGCGTACACGCTGAACCCCGCGCAGCTCACCGAGATCACCGCGCTCGCCAGGGAGCACGGCGCGCTGCTGCACATCCACGCCTCCGAGAACGCGGCGGAGGTGGCGAACGTCGTCGACCTCCACGGCATGCGCCCCGTGGAACTCCTCGACTCGCTCGGCGTGCTCGGCCCCGACACGCTGCTCGCGCACGCCGTGGACCTCACGGACGCCGAGATCGCGACGCTGGCCCGCACCGGCACGGCCGTCGCGCACTGCCCGGTGTCCAACCTCAAGCTGGGCTGCGGCATCGCGCGCGTGCCCGAGCTGCTGGACGCGGGCGTCACGGTCGGCCTCGGCACCGACGGCGCGGTGTCCTCCAACACGCTCGACCTGCTGGGCGCGGTGCGGATCGCCGCGCTGGTGCACAAGGCGGGCGGCGACCCCACCGCGGTCGGCGCCGAGCAGGCCGTCCGGATGGCGACGATCGAGTCGGCGCGCGCGCTCGGGCTCGGCGACCGCCTCGGTTCGCTGGAGCCCGGCAAGCAGGCCGACCTGATCGTCCTCGACCTGGACCGGCCGCACCTCGCGCCCCGGCACGACCCGTGGTCCACACTGGCGTACGCGGCGTCGGCCGCCGACGTGCGGGACACTGTGGTGGACGGACGTGTACTGATGCGCGACCGGGCGCTGCTCACCCTCGACGAGCAGGCCGTCCTGCGGGCCCTCCATGACGCGGCGACCGCGTCCGATGCGGCACCGGTCTCCTGA